One stretch of Rhinatrema bivittatum chromosome 8, aRhiBiv1.1, whole genome shotgun sequence DNA includes these proteins:
- the FAM110A gene encoding protein FAM110A — protein sequence MPTETSHKSSSVPYSSAKQLHLLRLAESVTRKPSAVERLEADKAKYVKSKWVASTRQEPVRPQHRPLFTSVVRKALLPSSHSMESKAPRTSLNLQILHNLINVSPVQLDTAPCDGPLPLDTGTQGRAQVPAGGRNKHPGSASGLLSVRRVDVRPSTVMQPQLSSGILVSPSKCELSCVSPRKPPNTEQMSSPRKQPLLGRSKSDLSDRFSRATVDLERFFNYCGLAPEELQSVSPEHVARASSDVISGTCRSWSCTDNAGGSECARSRHSRESRQQQQPRAISIIERNARVIKWLYGLRQAKSTEP from the coding sequence ATGCCTACAGAAACATCCCACAAGTCCAGCTCTGTCCCCTACTCCTCAGCCAAACAGCTCCACCTCCTCAGGCTGGCAGAGAGCGTCACCCGCAAACCCAGCGCCGTGGAGCGGCTTGAGGCTGACAAAGCCAAGTACGTAAAGAGCAAGTGGGTGGCGAGCACCCGTCAGGAGCCGGTGAGGCCACAGCATCGACCACTGTTCACCTCGGTGGTGCGGAAAGCTCTCCTGCCCTCAAGCCACAGCATGGAAAGCAAGGCTCCAAGGACATCCCTCAATCTGCAAATACTCCACAACCTCATCAATGTGTCTCCAGTGCAGCTGGACACTGCCCCCTGTGATGGACCTCTGCCCCTGGACACTGGTACCCAAGGGAGGGCACAGGTGCCAGCCGGAGGCCGAAACAAGCACCCTGGGAGTGCCTCTGGCTTGCTGTCCGTCCGGCGGGTGGATGTCCGGCCCAGTACAGTCATGCAGCCTCAGCTCTCCTCGGGCATCTTGGTTTCTCCAAGCAAGTGCGAGCTCTCATGTGTCTCCCCAAGGAAGCCCCCCAACACTGAGCAAATGAGCAGCCCCAGAAAGCAGCCCTTGCTGGGCCGCTCTAAATCAGACCTGAGTGACCGCTTTTCTCGGGCCACCGTTGACCTTGAGCGCTTCTTCAATTACTGCGGCCTGGCGCCTGAGGAGCTGCAGAGCGTGAGCCCTGAGCACGTGGCACGCGCGAGCTCTGACGTTATATCTGGCACGTGCCGGAGCTGGAGCTGCACCGACAATGCCGGAGGCTCAGAGTGTGCCCGTTCCCGGCACAGCAGAGAGagccggcagcagcagcagccgcgcGCCATCTCCATCATCGAGCGGAATGCCCGCGTCATCAAATGGCTCTATGGACTGCGGCAGGCAAAGAGCACTGAACCGTAA